A section of the Mycolicibacterium anyangense genome encodes:
- a CDS encoding acid phosphatase, which yields MSVGTHRLVLLRHGETEWSKSGQHTSTTDLDLTDHGREQATLAALTLEHLGLDNPLVVSSPRKRALATAELAGLTVDEVSPLLAEWNYGDYEGLTTHQIRTETPGWLLWTYGCPGGESVDQVSMRADQAVSYALEHMVDRDVVFVGHGHFSRSVVTRWVEQPLREGARYGFGAASVAVCGFEYGLRQLSGLGMTTHREPVTGA from the coding sequence GTGAGCGTTGGAACGCATCGGTTGGTCCTGTTGCGGCACGGTGAAACCGAGTGGTCCAAGAGCGGCCAGCACACCAGTACCACCGATCTGGATCTCACCGACCATGGTCGCGAGCAGGCCACCCTGGCCGCTCTCACCCTCGAACACCTGGGCTTGGACAACCCGTTGGTGGTCAGCAGCCCCCGCAAGCGAGCGCTGGCCACCGCCGAACTGGCCGGGCTGACCGTCGACGAGGTGTCCCCGCTGCTCGCGGAGTGGAACTACGGCGACTACGAGGGCCTGACCACACACCAGATCCGCACGGAGACCCCGGGCTGGCTGCTGTGGACCTACGGCTGCCCGGGTGGGGAGAGCGTCGATCAGGTCAGCATGCGTGCCGACCAGGCGGTGTCCTACGCGCTGGAGCACATGGTCGACCGCGACGTCGTGTTCGTCGGCCACGGCCACTTCTCCCGGTCGGTGGTGACCCGCTGGGTGGAGCAGCCCCTGCGGGAGGGCGCTCGCTACGGCTTCGGCGCGGCCTCGGTGGCCGTCTGCGGTTTCGAGTACGGCCTGCGGCAACTCTCGGGTCTGGGAATGACCACTCACCGAGAGCCGGTCACCGGCGCGTGA
- a CDS encoding GNAT family N-acetyltransferase produces MTTHIRRARPGDEGEIVAMIRELAEFERASHECTVVESQIATALFGDDPIGFCNIAEVDGEAAAIALCFRNFSTWDGVAGIYLEDLFVRDKFRRRGLARTMIATLARECVDNGYSRLSWAVLDWNVNAIALYDAVGGKQMSEWITYRVSGSELSALATEASPVVDSS; encoded by the coding sequence ATGACCACACACATCCGCCGGGCCCGCCCTGGCGACGAGGGCGAGATCGTCGCGATGATCCGCGAACTGGCCGAGTTCGAGCGCGCCTCCCACGAGTGCACCGTGGTCGAATCCCAGATCGCCACAGCGCTTTTCGGCGACGATCCAATCGGCTTCTGCAATATCGCCGAGGTCGACGGCGAGGCGGCGGCGATCGCCCTGTGTTTCCGCAACTTCTCCACCTGGGACGGAGTGGCCGGCATCTATTTGGAAGACTTGTTCGTCCGGGACAAGTTCCGCCGCCGGGGGCTGGCCCGCACCATGATCGCCACGCTGGCCCGCGAGTGCGTCGACAACGGCTACAGCCGGCTCAGCTGGGCGGTGCTGGACTGGAACGTCAACGCCATCGCGCTCTACGACGCGGTCGGCGGGAAGCAAATGTCGGAGTGGATCACCTATCGGGTCTCCGGCAGCGAGCTGTCGGCGCTGGCCACCGAAGCCTCACCGGTCGTCGACAGCTCCTAG
- a CDS encoding isochorismate synthase, giving the protein MTAHPSFVFSGPAGTIVADGIAAGYDSAEAASAALADGSAELVVGALPFDVRGAAALLTPQSVSFGNALPSWPLTPLPPVQVGDTLPPPDEHRARIRTALKYLRDPESGLQKVVLARALRLLADGTLDERTILRRLADVDPEATVYLADLSPAGGDYAGTALVGASPELLVARSGDQVTCQPFAGSAARSADAEADATNGAALADSGKNRREHQLVVDTMRSALTPLCTELDVAPEPQLSRTAALWHLATPIRGSLRDPATTAIDLALALHPTPAVGGVPTAAAVDLIGDLEGDRGFYAGAVGWCDARGDGRWVVAIRGAQLSADRRQALALAGGGIVAESDPDDEVAETTTKFRTILSALGVPL; this is encoded by the coding sequence GTGACGGCACACCCCAGCTTCGTGTTCAGCGGACCCGCGGGCACGATCGTGGCCGACGGGATCGCGGCGGGCTATGACAGCGCCGAGGCGGCGTCGGCAGCGCTGGCCGACGGCTCGGCCGAACTGGTGGTGGGTGCGCTGCCGTTCGACGTGCGGGGCGCGGCGGCGTTGCTGACACCGCAGTCCGTGTCGTTCGGCAATGCCCTGCCATCCTGGCCGCTCACGCCGCTTCCTCCGGTTCAGGTGGGCGACACGCTGCCGCCTCCGGACGAGCACCGGGCCAGGATCCGGACTGCACTGAAGTACCTCAGGGACCCCGAGAGTGGTTTGCAGAAAGTCGTTTTGGCGCGGGCTCTGCGCCTGCTCGCCGACGGCACCCTCGACGAGCGAACGATCCTGCGCAGGCTGGCCGACGTCGATCCCGAGGCCACGGTCTATCTGGCCGACCTCTCCCCCGCCGGCGGGGATTACGCGGGCACCGCGCTGGTGGGCGCCAGCCCCGAACTGCTGGTGGCGCGCTCCGGCGATCAGGTGACCTGCCAACCGTTCGCCGGATCGGCGGCCCGGTCCGCCGATGCCGAGGCCGACGCCACCAATGGTGCGGCGCTGGCGGACTCGGGCAAGAACCGCCGCGAACACCAACTCGTCGTCGACACCATGCGTAGCGCGCTGACGCCGTTGTGCACCGAGCTGGACGTGGCGCCCGAACCTCAACTCAGCCGCACCGCCGCCTTGTGGCACCTGGCCACCCCGATCCGTGGATCGCTGCGTGATCCCGCAACGACCGCAATCGATTTGGCCTTGGCGCTGCACCCCACACCCGCAGTCGGCGGAGTGCCCACCGCGGCGGCCGTCGACCTCATCGGTGACCTCGAGGGCGACCGCGGGTTCTACGCGGGCGCGGTCGGTTGGTGCGACGCCCGCGGCGACGGCAGGTGGGTGGTGGCCATCCGCGGTGCACAGTTGTCGGCCGACCGGCGCCAGGCGCTGGCGCTGGCCGGCGGCGGTATCGTCGCCGAATCAGACCCCGACGACGAAGTCGCCGAGACCACAACGAAATTCAGGACCATCCTGTCGGCACTGGGAGTACCGCTATGA